The nucleotide sequence TAAGGCACAATGGCAAGTTGCAAGAAATTGGTTCATGCGTGAATAATAAATTGATAATTAATAGTTCATGAATTGAAATAGAATGGAATAGAAAGGCTTGTTTCATTGTACAGAAAAGGATACAACAAAATTGCCACAGCTGAACAATGCAAACAGAAACAGGCGGAAGCACACGATGGATACTGCACCTAAAGAATGTTACACATGAGAGTGTGCACTTCAGATAGAATACATGACATCACATGTATATATCATGTATACTACATGTAtattacatgtacatgtacatgtatatcACATCTGATGCCACTGTtccacacacagagcaacactgaCACCTGCTGTCCGCACACAGAACTACAGTCCACACCTCTGACTCTCTTCAgtctcacacagtcacacaaacagtttCCGGTGTCACGGTCAATTTAACAAAACGTCACTGCCTCAGATAAAAACATTGGAATTATGTATTTTAGGTgaactgatttaaaaacaaagtccGATCTGACTCCGACACCCCTCTTTCAGTCACTTGGTTCAGTCCGTACCCGGAAGTAGTAGTGCTTGTTTACATCTCAGTCAGCTGACTTTCATTCACGTCTTCACACTGAAGCCGAGATGTTTCTTTACATCTGAATAACACGTGAACGTTAACGACACCGTGGTTTCTTCTGCTCAGCAGCTTTCATAGGCAATTTACTGCCGGTTAGCTTAGCATCGTGGAGCATTTAACCTGTGAGTTAGCAGTTAGCAGCTGGTTAAGCTAGCTGCTCTGCAGTGAAGAAAACTTAGTTTGAGCTGCTGACAGCGACAGATCCACAGAGGCTGTTCAACATGGACAAGATATCTAAAGGTGAGTGAAACCCACAGCAGAGAAAGGTCTTTCtttgttagcatgttagctagCTCCTGTCTCAGACTACGATATGATGGGAGGCTAATCAAAAGGTCACATGACTGAGTTTAGCAGTGGAACTAACATCTGGATGtgtgagctgatctttagaaaaatgcattttagttTGATAAGGACTGATAGTGTAGAGATCAgttataaaaataatgatatgcAGAACCTgatatgaatgaaatgaaatgttataGCATGCAGGCTAGCGAACACAATAGTGTAAATCTAAGTGGATGTGTGTTGTTCCTGCAGATGTGGGTGATATCCAGTCCCGTCTGTTTCACCACAGACCCATCATCAACGCAGAGATCCGCTTCTTCGTGAGAGAGTTTGAGGTGATTACAGATCAcagacttacacacacacacacacacacacacacacacacacacacacacacacacacacacactgtgttagGAGCCGAGCTGGGGCCCAGTAATGAAGACTGCCCTTCATCCAGAGGattgagattgtgtgtgtccACCTGCTGGTTCTGAGCCTAATCCTAAACCAGTTGTGGAAAAGTTCTGTTCTTTGGTCGTCAGCTGAGGTGCAGAACAAACTTGAGCAAGCATGCATAGAGCGGTGTATACAGTGACTTGGCTCTACGGAAAAGCAAACAGGTTCTCAAAAGGTTTGCAAGTTGAATCGACTCCTAACGAGTCCTAGCACAACGTTTTCCACGAGTATCAGTGCGCTGTATGGCTGACATTTAGTTGTTGAACCAAACCCTGACATCCACGTGGAGGAGGAAACTAATCACACAATAGAACTGTTCTTACGATTTTCATGATTATTCATTTTGACAGTAGTGAGGCGTGTCGTGGAGCAACATGCAAACTAAATGCCTGACCAGACACAAACGATTCAAATTCAATGGCATGTGTTTTTGGTGCGTtaagtttgtgtctgtctgtgtgggatGACACTAAACTCTCGGTTTTCCAGGAGAAACGTGGACACAGGGAGAGCAGACTGCTGAAGAATCTCAATAAAATGGTGGTGGAAGCAAATGAACAAATGCAGCCCACAGATTTAGAGGCTGTGAACCAGGATTTGATGTTCAACCTCACCAAACGATGTAAGTGTCCTCTCTCAGCTTTGTGTCAGACTTTGCTGTAATTGTCTCATTTCAAgctttttactgtttatttagaTGGAAAACCTTTGTTTTTGTATGCAACAGTTACTGAACTAGCTTCAGAATGCAGGCAATATTTGATAACACTGCATGTGAACTCACAAATGATAAAGTTCCCATTTTGACTTCCTGTAATGGTGTGATGAAACATTCTATGGCAAATGATGGTCACATTTTGTCCCTTTTCTCTATTTCATTCTAAAAAAAGGCATTGTTTTGTCTGAACTtggctttttatatttttgtgtcttCCTCTCACAGTGGAGGCTGCTAATCATATGGCAGACAGagtccagcagagggagctaGAGGCACAGCAGGTAAAAACAACTCAGGCTCCGGCATCATAGCCTCATAAAACTGGATTGCATGACAGATAACACAGGCATTTCTTATATTGTGTCTTCAGCATGTATTCAAGGCAGAATGCCAACATCCAGAGTCCACAATGAGCTCTGCCTTACATCACCAGCATCGTCACTgtagtgtgtgaatgtgtgtgagtgcaagGAGGTGTGAGAGATAACGTCGCACAAGAGGcatcacacacagatttgtaaagttgtttaattgaaagttacactataaaaacatatattataaacatatatatatttactgtaatTACACTCAAAACTTTCCATCACTTTTCGCTGTGTTCCCATGTCAATTTTCCTTCCAGAGCAACCAAATGCAGCTGAACATGGAGCGTTTGAAAGAGGAATGGGCAGACTTCCtgaaggagcagcagagactaaaggaggaggtggatgaggaGCACGCCAAAGCTGTGGGACAACTAAGCACCCACTACAGTGAAAAAAAGATGGATCTAGCTAAGTCTTCACCCCTCTAACCAGACGGAGTCTGTGAGACTTCGAGTCAACACACTCTCACTTATTATACAAACTTTATTACGGACCTGGGTACGTCTGCTCTGCATGTGCGAAATAAAGGATCGGATATGATTGATGTTAAAAGAGCCTCAGAGGTTTTGCTCCTGCACAAGAGTCAGCATTTCCCATATCATAAATATATGCATGATTAACAATGTGGCAATTTCACAGGCCATCAAACTCGTCTGTATTTACCACATGGCGCTCGCGTGGCACGCAAGTGCTGCGAGAAACGTCTGCAATATGTCATTTTTAAACAAGCAATCGTCGAAGGCCGTGACACTCTCTGCAATTCGGGATGTTTAATGGATGCCTGCCTGAAGGGTGCTGATGATAAATATGCATCCACCTCCAGTTGAAAAGAATCCGAGAAACAAGCTCAAACAGAACTGCAGGACAAATCATCCCTCACCGGCTCCACCGTGTTTAGAACGTTCAGCATCTGACATTAACTTCAAGTCGCTTACGTTATAAAAGGTCTCCACTGAAACCAGTTTGAAtgatcagcagcagctgcttttgGTTTGCTTTGCCACCTCAAAGCTGATTTTAATGAGTCACAAATCCAATGTTTGCATTGCTGgttaaacagaagaaaaacatcagtcATATTCTGGTTTCAATTTCCTGCTGGTCATAAAAAAATATCCTCACGTTTTCAGTGGTTGTCATGCTTTGTGCTTAGATTGTTTAAAATTCACAGGATGATAAACTTTCCAAGAGTTCATTTGTGTTTACGTGCAGTTCAAATACTCACTTTTGTGTTGTTTAGCACAGAGTAAATacactgtaaatatgaattacaAAAGAAGTGAAATCATCTCCATGTGTCGTGACCTTTGAGCTGAGAACCCTGCACACTCTAAATcaagtgttgttgtttttttgcgcCAGACAATGGTGGGTTGTTGGACAGGTTAATGGGTGGGTGGGCACACTGGGGACATTCTTGGCATGGCTGAGAACGGACTTCATCTCAGACGACCTAATAGaacaaatattttcacataattCCCTGTACATCCATGCCACACACCCTTTTTCAACTGCCCAGACACCTTCAACTGTCAAAAGTCCTGTCATCGTCGGAAGAGGCAGGTTTGGAGCTGGCGTCATCCATCGgctaaagtaaaacatttctgtaaGAGCggaataagaataataaaataaacccaCAGTGGAGTGAGTGAATGCACTGCTGTATCGTCTTTTTCCATTTCGCTTGCAGTGACCCTGCAAGGCCGCTCTCTGGTCACTGcgcatgtgcctgtgtgtgagtctggCATCAGCGGCTCAGAGCGGGCACAGACATGCCATCAGATGTTTGGAGGAAACATGCTGCCCCGCGGGTGCTGCCCCTGtctacgtctgtgtgtgtgtgcaggccttATACCTCCGCCTTGGGAGGTAGCTGTCCATCAGGGAGACAGCCCATCATCAGCTAATGAGGAGTGACAGTACGGAAACATGGCGAGCTTCTGCCAGCGAGGCACCGTTTCATCTGcccttgtttattttactttttcaaaaggtttgaaataaagaagaaaaggtCACAGTTAAAGTCGTGAGTGTTTGCTGTTCATGAGAGTCACATGCTTCAGTGTATGTTGGACTTAATATTACAAAGTACAAAGTTCCAATTAGACATGACCAATTTTGACATTGCCGTGAAATATCCGATTAAGAAATAAGTCGGAAGAATTTTGGATGAATTCTAGAATTTATTACTTGAGCATAAGTTAGAATCCCAAGGATTTATGACTCAACACCTAATTTGAGATAAAGATTAGATTAAGGGATGATGGTTGACTTGGTTTTTATTGGCTCACATCCACAAaccagaaaaaagaaactgccTTTAGTGATGGGGATGATGCAGTGTGGGTCAACTGCGAGGATATAGTACAGTACctaagtaaaagtacttttacaAACTAGTTGAAATGGCCCTACAAAACCACTGCTGCCAATAAAACCATGTTCTTCACCGAACTGAACTGACATTTAGCAAAGTGTGAATAAGATCATGCATTTGATACCAAGGGTTtgtaaaaacaacagctttCAAGATAGATGggatgacaaagacaaagaaaatatcAGAATCTAGTGTATTGATCAATCTTATTCATCCTCTAGAGATACAAAACAGACATGACCTGCGAGATTATCGGCTGAGACTCTAGTTTATCTGGGCAGATATCATCAAGGATTTCTCAGTGTACTCAGGTGCTGCTGGTCCCAAAACTTTCCCTCTACACTGAGAAGAGCACACAGCTCTGTAAAACGACTCCATGTGCAGAATAAGGGGCTTGTGCTCGGCCTGAAATCCCCTGTTATCATTCTCGCTCTGCTGCCTCATGTCTCTGGACTGGAGTTGGCTTGTGTTTTGTCTCCTGTGTCCATCAGAGTGCAGTGTGCTCTTCCTGTTTTGCAAGCAGAGCGGTGCTCTCGGGCCACGGAGATGCCATTCCCCGTGCCAACATAAATGGTGAAGGAAACAGCAGCACCCAGCTGGAGCCCCACTGGGCAAGAGATGGAGATAAGGGGTGTGTTGGTTCATGCAATCTGACGTTCTGTCTGAAAAAAGCTTTCCATCTCCACTGGAACAGAATGAAATATATCACAGGGATGAAATGTGCAGATAACATGTAATGAGGACATTCACTTAAAAAACAGGATCTGATCTTTGTAATTTATACTTTACTGATGAGAGCCTGTGAGAACCGGTGAGGCTCTGCTTGAATGACGGATTCAGGCATGTGGTTAATGACGTCAGCTAGATGTGAAGTGAATGGGAAAAACAGTTACACCAATAACAATGAACATTTTGTATTAAGAACATATAAGGTTCAtaggggtggctgtggcttGGGAGGGAGCGAaagtcgtccactaaccagaaggttggtggttcgatcccttgCTCCTCTGGTCTACTTTCCTAAGTGTctttgagcaagatactgaaccccaaatagCAAGTCTGTGCACGACAGTGTGTGATAGAAGAAGTActtgtattgtaaagtgctttgagctGATGAGACTGCAAGtccaatataaatacagtccattaaCCACGAGAGCTGTGTTACTATAAGACTATAAAAACTATATTGTCCGTGTAAGGCTGCATATATGTCCAACTCCAGAGTACTAGTTAATATACTGGTTGAATCCATCTATTGTAATGACGACACACAGAACTGAACCCAAGAGCACGACAACAGACAGTCTTACTGtgggcaacgtggtttatttaccgacagagcagagaaaagacaggcagaggtcaaaaccaggatatcagtctGTATAACAAACAAATCTGAAGAGGaaggcaagaagggaatccaaatGGGGTCAGGAACAGACAGGCAAGAATACAGAATATAACACAGGATAGGCAGCAACACACCAGACAATCTGGCAGAGAGTGAATGAAACTGACcggtataaatacacagatgaaCTAATGAGGTAATGGGCTGcaggtgagagtgtgtgtgtgtgtgtgtgtgtgtgtgtgtggggagactCAGGTGAAGGGAATGAGAGATGATTAGAAACAAGGCACTGGTAGATATTTGTAACATCTATAACCTCAACTACATTTTACCATGTGACACATTTATATCAGATCACTACATACTAATCATAAAAAGCAAATATGCTTATGATGTATAagattataaataatatattgtaaGTGATGTAATCTATAAAAATCCTAAATCAACTTCATATTTAATAATTACCCTTTTGAATATATTGAGTTATACACGTTAGAATTTAATTTGAACCAGCAGCTATATGATCTCATCAAACATTGCTCTTTTATACGCTTCACAAATTTAAAAGTCCAATTTTTACTGCGTTGCATTGGTGTTGATGATGATGCGTATATAACCAGTACTATGAGAAAGTCAGTTCACTTTACATGGGATAAATGCAGCTTAATAATGTGTCCATTCACTCTCttactagaaaaaaaaaattaattactcTTGACGTCATACGACTGCTGCAGTTTCTACGAGGCTGACAGCAGACTTGGCTTTTCCAAGCGTTTTCTCTTTGGCCCGATCACCTTTCAGTTTGGTCGGCCGGTGAGAAAAAGCAGGCAACAGCAACACTGGTTCAGTCTTTTTGTGTCGGATCATTAGAAAGCTTGGAGCTTTTCACTCACCCCTCGCTCTGCAGACAGCTTATATGAGAATTTCCAGCCTCTGCGAGCTCaactctctttttcttttgtgcaaCGTGATGGGTCCCTGTTACTCAATTACCGAGGGGTCCAAATGAAAATGCCAGTGAACAAAAGCGCTGCGCTGCTAAGTTAATAACTTGGCTTAACTGCACAGCGTGGGTGCAGGGTCGGTGATGGGTGCTGGTTGGTCATGCAAAATATGAATTCTTTGGCAATGGCAACCGTTCACCTAGTGGATTGCTAAGTAAGAGCGGGAGAGTGAAAGAACTGAATACATGCATATTTTTTCTGAGGGAAGGTTGCAAGGCATGCTGGATATTCTCAGGACCTGACAGCTTTAGAAAACGACCACTTGTTGGCATATAAAGACAATCACTGGAAAGAAAGGagttcaaaatgaaatgtccccACTTTCACAAGAAATGCCAGCACCCCTTTATTAACAAGCTCTTCAGGGAAGGCTCACACTGGAGTATATCAGTTTTTATTCAGACTGACTCAGGCCAGGTCTCCCTTCTCCgttggagacacacacactctatcgCTGTCTTTTGCGCTGTAAAGGCGGCACTAGATCTAATTAGCTGAgctgtttgtgatgttttcagtttcattagACAACCACCACACACCGGCTCCATGTTCGTGCCAGGTCCAAGAAACACAAGTCAGAGTCCAGCAACAACAAGCACCTTCCTCAGTCAATCATGGGGTGAACAATAGCCAGAGACGACGCGGAGAATGGCCTGACATCGACCGGTGGccatcagcagcaggagaacTTGTTGTTGTCTAGATTCCTGACTTTAAAGGAATGTCTGGCGTCACTACTAACACATACCTTCTCACCGGCTTTGATTTTCCCTGTTTTCTGTACTTGACCAGGTATTTTCCTGATCTTATCTCCTGTTGTGGTTTCAATGATGCAAAATCAGCCGTCGTTGGAACAGAATGTGTCTTTTgttatattcttattttttaatgcAAGATATAATAAGagaatcctttattagtcccacaactGGGACATTTGCACCAGTATATTCTATAAGTAAACATGCCATGTAAatagatataaaaatataaatagaagaggaatataatatataatgtaaacagaatatatacagtatgagcAGAATATATAGTGTGTGACAGGATTGCTCATTAACCATTAAAATCTACAGATAGAAAAGAGTATTACACAGTTAAATTAATTCAAACTTAGTGACTTCTCTGACCCCTATGCATCATGGGTAATCATCCCAGTAGTTTATGTGTAATGCTCCTAACTAACAACCAAACAAAagccaatgaaaacataacgtcaTGGGTGGAGGTAACCAGTTGGTTTCACTGTTGAGTCTGATGTGTATTTCTGATAAGTCCCAGCAGCCatggaaaataatgaaagagCAAAAGAAGTTTTAAATCACCTCACTGATGGTTCTGAAGTTGCTCTTTCAGAACAGGTCATGGATATACAATCAATctgccacaacattaaaaccagttatCGGTTCTACTGTTGTGTCTGATCGGTGTATAAACGTAACTTTCAGGAGACAGACTTGgatttttgtgtctctgtgtgcatgtttggaGCAGGGGAGTCTTTCCATGGAGACACGCTCTTGGCAGATGAATGCAGGGAGTGGACTCCCTTCAATAAAGGCAACTCTCTGTCTTTCAGGGGCCCGGGACGGCCCTGGGCTTTACTTTTCATTGTTTCCCTCCCGTGTGTCTCTGAACTCAagtgggctgctgctgctgcttcgtTTCAAACATAATGGCTTTACCttgaggctgagagagaggaagagtcaGAGGGAGTGAGGGGTCCAGAGCTAAATGTGTGACTCACCCACCGAATGCCCATATTAAGTACTTTCATCTTGTTAGCACTCAATCATCGcagctaaatgtttttttcattctgattACATACCATGCACAGCACACAAAGATGACACATATAAATTAATCAGGTTTAACTGTTTACATGGtacaatgtttgttttgattgGTTAATAACAAGAGATAAACTACCACTCTGCAAGTGTGGACAGCCTGAGCGTGTCAGGACATTGAGATGATATTTTGGCAGATTTTTGACATCGCATGTAATCGGGAAAAACAAGCTATAACCATGTGTGTCAGGTGCAGTGTAACAGCAACTCTCAACTGCATCAGGCTCCGGTTGGGTttggacacaaaaaacaaaacacctgtTGGGTTCTGCCTGGGCACGGTTAGTTTTCCCTCATGCTCGGGTGGGTTTGGATAGATAAATGTGGCCCAAACTGTAAATCTGTCTTTCATTCAGCGGATACTGGagataaacatgaataaatcagAAAAAACATACAGGTCTAAGTTATGGTCTTAAAGGTCAGCTCAATATTTTTGGGAGAGtcattgtaaaatgttttgatgccatttttatttctgcatgcTAATTATTAAGCTCCAGCCAGTTGCCTGACTCTGTCAGATGGTAAAACATCTGCCCACCAGCACCTACTATACTGGAGGCGTCACTGTGATGTTGCCAAGCAAGAGGAAGTGAGTCCAAGTAGTGATTGAATGGAGGCTTAATTAGACGCTGTATTATTGCACAGACCTGATATGTGATGTTGTTTTCATCTAACTCAAGAAAGACAATATGCAAACTTcaaaatgagacaaactgttttGTACTTAACATCCACTACTGACTCATCCACTTGAAAGGACTCTGAATCTTTTCTGGACGCTCATTTATCAAGTAGTTTCATTTTCTAACAGACAGATGTGGTTGTAGTACAACAAAGCTCTTTAACAACTAGGTCAGGGAGAAAAGAAAGGTAAAGACCTGATAAAGGAGCAAAATAGGAAATCAAGACAGAAAAATCTGCTGAGAGGTACAAAAAGAGACATAACAAATGGCAGCAATTACACTCAAAAAactggaaggaaaagaaagaaaagaagaaaaacaagagaggaggaagacagagccttgatgagaagaaaagacacagagaaaggatGACTGCTCCCTGATCTGCAGATGCAGgcagtgagcagcagctccaggccGGTCCTC is from Paralichthys olivaceus isolate ysfri-2021 chromosome 17, ASM2471397v2, whole genome shotgun sequence and encodes:
- the bloc1s5 gene encoding biogenesis of lysosome-related organelles complex 1 subunit 5 codes for the protein MDKISKDVGDIQSRLFHHRPIINAEIRFFVREFEEKRGHRESRLLKNLNKMVVEANEQMQPTDLEAVNQDLMFNLTKRLEAANHMADRVQQRELEAQQSNQMQLNMERLKEEWADFLKEQQRLKEEVDEEHAKAVGQLSTHYSEKKMDLAKSSPL